In a genomic window of Sutcliffiella sp. FSL R7-0096:
- a CDS encoding glycogen/starch/alpha-glucan phosphorylase translates to MFSDKEKFKTAFLKKLESMYGKSFQESTSRDHYHTLGNMVREYISANWITTNERNRAADEKQVYYLSIEFLLGRLLGSNLLNLGIQSVVEEGLKELGLDLSAIEEIEADAGLGNGGLGRLAACFLDSLASLDLPGHGCGIRYKHGLFDQKFVDGYQVELPEQWLRHGNVWEVRKPDQAVEINFWGKVESYKEDGKEKFRHAKGEAITAVPYDMPVVGYQTETVNMLRLWSAEPAPFPTNKDIMQYKRDTEAVSEFLYPDDTHDEGKILRLKQQYFLVAASIGSIIRSYRKKNGSLIDFHKRVTIHINDTHPVLAIPELMRILLDEEDMSWEEAWEITSHTISYTNHTTLSEALEKWPINIFQPLLPRIYMIVEEINERFCADLWKKYPGQWGRIEEMAILAHGLVKMAHLAVVGSFSVNGVAKIHTEILKNREMRLFYEAFPDKFNNKTNGITHRRWLLKANPQLTSLIQDTIGHGWMKDTTQLRQLDVYANDSAFLDKLDQVKRERKQILGERIRKQTGIIVDPDSIFDVQVKRLHAYKRQLLNVFHIMYLYNRLKEDSSFDIHPRTFIFGAKASPGYYYAKRVIKLINSLADKVNNDPAINGRLKVIFLENYRVSLAEDIFPAADVSEQISTASKEASGTGNMKFMMNGALTIGTLDGANIEIKEEVGEENMFIFGLTAEQVLNYYQNGGYRSSEYYHHDKRIQQVLEQLVNGFFPDVDDHFEPIHDSLLMQNDEYFVLKDFSSYITAQERVDAAYRDRNHWLTMSAKNIAHSGFFSSDRTIRQYADEIWGLQPSYSKR, encoded by the coding sequence ATGTTCTCTGATAAGGAAAAGTTCAAGACAGCTTTTTTAAAAAAGCTGGAGAGTATGTACGGGAAGAGCTTTCAGGAATCAACATCAAGAGACCATTATCATACACTCGGAAATATGGTGCGGGAATATATTAGTGCCAACTGGATTACCACCAATGAACGAAATCGCGCCGCAGATGAAAAACAGGTGTACTATCTTTCCATCGAATTCTTATTGGGTAGATTACTCGGAAGTAATCTATTGAACCTTGGAATTCAAAGTGTCGTCGAGGAAGGCTTGAAAGAACTTGGACTTGATTTATCCGCAATTGAAGAGATTGAAGCGGATGCTGGGCTTGGAAATGGCGGTCTTGGCCGTCTTGCTGCATGCTTCCTTGACTCGCTTGCTTCCCTGGACCTACCGGGACATGGCTGTGGAATCCGCTATAAGCATGGTCTGTTTGATCAGAAGTTCGTCGACGGATATCAGGTGGAACTGCCGGAGCAATGGCTGAGACATGGTAACGTCTGGGAAGTCAGAAAGCCTGACCAGGCTGTGGAAATTAACTTCTGGGGCAAGGTGGAGTCCTATAAGGAAGATGGAAAAGAAAAGTTCAGGCATGCAAAAGGAGAAGCGATAACTGCTGTTCCATATGACATGCCGGTTGTCGGCTATCAAACAGAGACAGTCAATATGCTGCGTCTTTGGAGTGCAGAGCCAGCGCCTTTTCCTACTAATAAAGATATCATGCAATATAAGCGCGATACAGAAGCAGTATCTGAATTCTTGTATCCGGATGATACCCATGATGAAGGGAAGATATTACGCCTCAAACAACAGTACTTCCTGGTAGCTGCGAGTATTGGCAGTATTATACGCTCCTACCGTAAGAAGAATGGAAGTTTAATAGATTTTCATAAGCGTGTCACCATCCATATCAATGACACCCATCCAGTGCTGGCCATCCCTGAACTGATGAGGATACTGCTGGACGAGGAGGATATGAGCTGGGAGGAAGCATGGGAGATAACTTCTCATACCATTTCCTATACCAATCATACCACCCTATCAGAAGCGTTGGAAAAATGGCCGATCAATATTTTTCAGCCGTTGTTGCCACGTATCTATATGATAGTGGAAGAGATTAATGAGCGCTTTTGTGCGGATTTGTGGAAGAAATATCCCGGTCAGTGGGGACGAATTGAAGAAATGGCGATTCTTGCACATGGCTTGGTTAAGATGGCCCACTTGGCGGTTGTCGGTAGCTTCAGTGTTAATGGTGTGGCTAAAATTCATACGGAAATTTTGAAGAACCGTGAAATGCGTTTGTTTTACGAAGCATTCCCGGATAAATTCAATAATAAAACGAATGGAATTACACATCGCCGTTGGCTGTTAAAGGCAAATCCGCAGCTGACCTCCCTTATCCAGGATACTATAGGTCATGGATGGATGAAGGACACGACACAGCTACGTCAGCTTGATGTATATGCAAACGATTCCGCTTTTTTGGATAAGCTGGATCAAGTAAAGCGTGAGCGCAAGCAGATTCTTGGAGAACGCATAAGAAAGCAGACAGGGATCATCGTCGATCCAGATAGCATATTCGATGTCCAGGTGAAAAGGTTACATGCCTACAAACGCCAGTTGTTAAATGTGTTTCATATTATGTATCTTTATAACCGGTTGAAAGAGGATAGCAGTTTCGATATCCACCCAAGGACATTCATTTTTGGAGCGAAGGCTTCACCTGGTTATTATTATGCCAAGAGGGTCATCAAACTGATAAACTCCTTGGCTGATAAGGTGAATAATGATCCGGCGATCAATGGGCGTTTAAAGGTCATTTTCTTGGAAAACTATCGTGTATCCTTGGCGGAGGATATCTTTCCTGCAGCCGATGTGAGCGAACAGATCTCTACTGCCAGTAAAGAGGCATCGGGAACAGGAAATATGAAGTTCATGATGAATGGTGCTTTGACCATCGGTACCTTAGATGGGGCAAACATAGAAATAAAAGAAGAAGTCGGCGAAGAAAATATGTTCATTTTTGGTCTGACAGCGGAACAGGTGCTGAATTATTATCAGAACGGGGGATACCGTTCTAGTGAATATTATCATCATGATAAACGTATTCAACAGGTCCTAGAACAGCTTGTAAACGGCTTCTTCCCGGATGTGGATGACCACTTTGAACCGATTCACGATTCTTTGCTGATGCAAAATGATGAATACTTTGTGCTAAAGGATTTTTCGTCTTATATTACTGCGCAGGAACGGGTCGATGCAGCCTATCGGGACCGGAACCATTGGCTGACAATGAGTGCCAAAAACATCGCACACTCCGGCTTCTTCTCAAGCGACCGGACCATCAGGCAATACGCCGACGAAATCTGGGGACTCCAACCCAGCTA